One Rissa tridactyla isolate bRisTri1 chromosome 1, bRisTri1.patW.cur.20221130, whole genome shotgun sequence DNA segment encodes these proteins:
- the RUBCNL gene encoding protein associated with UVRAG as autophagy enhancer yields MSLHAVALASYSATEVFKPPRSKKLSHESLKVAFTESAYSSNPSARISCLAPTPQISVLSDEYSRPAVIGHARSFGSYPDSAEAIKDILMSVLNASGLKPSSVPEQTTMQRAEHLDSDMERWEESSDPGDSHDDSDSDSSHHNAACTQTDIRFTRHRACWDNTRCDFSKPSPDTFFCPHYSDGDPAASSLNGFTLSDVSPLKRDCFTQVTLTGGTVTSAIVHSGKERCTSPERDLTFARFLPDSAVGKPADLLKYPDALEPAPIGNSDSNSPSGLSQSEPVNQTGSTSPLNISAIPLNRSLQDICILPEDVEKENAHFFVADMIIASLEKMKCNILSQQAETWGAEEASGSDGSYHTDSELSSYPGVKKSDSSVASSDSGYEGCALLPVSSPVHLPSHHEVTRFRCHSDSEDEYVIIELEDLESLSVIPDERSSFEPGSNSAEATAQELCRAFRKHWLPTDSAVQLSGCLSSSKQRLVLKEDIPRELESSLNLAEEIKIVSKLRGSSGWAPPRSQIIFNIHPSVKRDAVVAAQNFTCVGCGTPIESKYIRRLRYCDYLGKYFCDCCHSYAQSPIPARILLKWDFKKYYVCNFSKHLLDSVWQHPVFNVSCINKALYTKSKEMDRVREVQEQLFHLKKLLKTCRFGESALKEFEQVPSHLTEELHLFSLDDLVKIKRGQLLPLLKDIVKSSTSHVDGCELCQAKGFICEFCQSADLLFPHQIAKCKRCTECKTCFHKACFKSGGCPKCLRIAARRTLSETPSLVPL; encoded by the exons ATGTCTCTCCATGCAGTAGCTCTCGCCAGCTACAGCGCAACAGAAGTCTTCAAACCCCCCCGCTCTAAAAAG TTAAGCCACGAAAGCCTAAAGGTGGCTTTCACTGAGTCAGCGTATTCTTCAAATCCCTCAGCGAGGATTAGCTGCCTTGCTCCGACACCTCAAATCTCCGTTCTCTCAG ACGAATACTCAAGGCCAGCAGTGATTGGACATGCCAGAAGTTTTGGATCGTACCCGGACAGTGCTGAAGCTATCAAAGACATTCTCATGTCTGTTTTAAATGCATCTGGTTTAAAGCCCTCTTCGGTGCCTGAACAGACCACAATGCAGAGAGCTGAGCATCTGGACAGTGACATGGAACGGTGGGAAGAAAGCAGCGACCCTGGGGATAGCCATGATGACAGTGACAGCGATTCTTCACATCACAACGCTGCCTGTACACAGACAGACATTCGGTTTACAAGGCACCGGGCGTGTTGGGACAACACACGCTGTGATTTCTCTAAACCTTCGCCGGATACTTTCTTTTGTCCCCATTACTCTGATGGGgatcctgctgcttcttccttgaATGGTTTCACTCTTTCGGACGTGTCCCCTCTGAAGCGGGACTGCTTTACCCAGGTGACATTAACAGGAGGCACCGTCACATCAGCTATTGTGCATTCTGGAAAAGAACGCTGTACCTCCCCCGAACGAGACTTGACTTTCGCAAGGTTTCTTCCTGATTCAGCTGTTGGTAAGCCAGCAGATCTCTTGAAATACCCTGATGCTTTGGAGCCTGCGCCCATCGGCAACAGCGACAGCAATTCTCCCAGTGGACTTTCCCAGTCAGAGCCAGTCAATCAAACAG GTTCTACTTCTCCTTTGAACATAAGTGCTATACCCTTGAATCGTTCATTGCAGGACATCTGCATACTTCCAGAAGATGTGGAGAAG GAAAACGCACACTTTTTTGTTGCAGATATGATTATAGCATCgctagaaaaaatgaaatgtaatatcCTAAGCCAACAGGCAGAGACCTGGGGTGCGGAGGAAGCAAGTGGATCAGATGGCAGCTATCACACTGATTCGGAGTTATCTTCTTACCCTGGAGTGAAGAAGTCTGATTCTTCTGTTGCCTCTTCAGACAGTGGTTATGAAG gctgtgctctgctgcctgtcAGCTCCCCAGTGCATCTACCATCCCATCACGAGGTTACCAGATTTCGTTGCCACAGTGACTCAGAGGATGAATATGTAATTATTG AACTTGAAGACCTTGAAAGTCTGTCTGTCATCCCAGATGAAAG ATCATCATTTGAACCCGGCAGCAATTCTGCTGAAGCAACAGCCCAGGAGTTGTGCAGAGCTTTCAGAAAACACTGGTTGCCAACAGACTCTGCAGTCCAACTGTCTGGTTGCCTGAGCTCATCTAAGCAGAGA TTGGTGCTGAAAGAAGACATTCCAAGAGAGCTTGAGTCCAGTTTGAATCTGGCTGAAGAAATAAAGATCGTATCCAAATTAAGAGGATCTTCTGGCTGGGCCCCACCGAGATCGCAGATTATATTTAATATTCACCCTTCAGTCAA GAGAGATGCAGTGGTGGCTGCCCAAAACTTTACGTGTGTTGGTTGTGGAACCCCGATAGAAAGCA AATATATCAGGAGACTCCGCTACTGTGACTACCTGGGGAAGTACTTCTGTGACTGCTGCCACAGCTATGCCCAGTCTCCCATTCCTGCCCGAATACTTTTGAAGTGGGACTTCAAAAAATACTATGTATGCAACTTCTCCAAACACCTACTGGACAGCGTATGGCAGCACCCAGTTTTCAATGTGTCGTGTATTAACAAAGCCCTCTAcacaaaaagtaaagaaatggACAGGGTGAGG GAGGTGCAAGaacagctttttcatttaaaaaagcttttgaaaacctGCAGGTTTGGTGAAAG tgCACTGAAAGAATTTGAACAGGTGCCCAGCCATTTGACAGAGGAGCTGCATCTCTTCTCACTGGATGATCTGGTGAAGATCAAACGAGGGCAGTTACTGCCCCTGCTTAAAGATATTGTGAAGAGCTCCACCTCCCACGTGGATGGTTGTGAG CTCTGTCAAGCGAAGGGGTTTATCTGTGAATTCTGTCAGAGCGCAGATCTGCTCTTTCCACATCAGATTGCCAAATGCAAAAGGTGCACAG AGTGCAAAACATGCTTTCACAAAGCATGCTTCAAATCTGGAGGCTGCCCCAAATGTCTGCGGATCGCAGCTCGGAGGACGCTTTCAGAAACTCCATCACTGGTGCCTCTGTGA